The genomic segment AGTTTTAAGATGGAGACGTTTCAAAAGGAGCATCCTTCACAGTCAAATGTGAAGTTCAAAATGTTGCCTGGTTTTAAAACTGTGCAAAATGGACGGCTTTATTATGTAAATACCTTTCTTTCATTAACACAATTCAAGATGGTGTGTGCTGGATGGCCAGATCCAGACCTGAAAAACTGCTACATGGTGTGCTCTGCGACCATATCCTGTTCTAACTTTAGTCGAAGCTGCACGTGTTCAGAAGATGTTGAACGTTCTTCCGCTTTCTTTCAGGTGCACAACAACACAACGTCAGGGCAGGCTGTCACCATGGAGCTGTTCCTTACTTTCCAGTTGGTCCTGTGCATTTTCGCCTCCACCGATGACCGCAGAAGCGATAACTTGGGATCCCCAGCCTTGTCCATAGGGTTCTCGGTCACTCTGGGCCACCTACTTGGGGTACGTCTCTCACCCTAATTCCTAGACAGCAGCTTGGTAGGTGTGGAAGAGCCTGCCGATGGAACACGCATCTTGTGTTTGTgagaatgaagaagagttagtttttgtatgctgactttctctgccacttaagggagaatcaaaccggcttacagtcaccttcccttcccctccccacaacagacaccctgtgaggtaggtggggttgagagagctcgaagagaacatgcccatggtcacccagctggtttcatgtgtaggagtggggaaacaaatccagttcaccagattagtgtccgctgctcatgtggaggagtggggaatcaaacctggttctccagatcagactcctctgctccaaaccactgcaccacgctggctctcatggggaaaCCAGTTCTTGGCTTCCTGTGGCAAAATCAGTGGGAAATATTAGGGTTGCACTTGCATCAATATCAGGTTTTTCAGACAAAATGAATAACTTTGGCAGACGGGAAATTTCTTCCCTCacaggtggggctgtggctcagtggtagagcatttgctttgcatggagaaggtcccagtttccattcccggcatctcctgttaaaagcaACAGGTAggaggtgacgggaaagacctttctcacgTGAgatcctggagtgctgctgccagtcagagtagacaatactgatcttgacagaccaatgtTCTGATGAGGGTGAGGCAGCTTCCAATGTGATTTTATAAATATTCATCTTCTTTTAATCTTGCTCAATACTGTTTCtcctttctgctgctgcttcagcagcagaattccccacacacacacacacggctgctTCACAGCAGTATAGTGGTtaaacagcggtggtttggagcggtgggctctgatctggagaaccgggtttgattccccactcctccacatgagcggcgggggctaatctggtgaactggatttgtttccccactcctacacatgaagccagctgggtgaccttgggctagtcacactctctcagccccacctacctcacagggtgtctgttgtggaggcaAAATGCCTCCAAAATGCCTCCATggaagcctatggggaatctctgagaggctctggggggctgttttgtaaggtagagtcaccaacttTGCAGTACAGCTGCTGTTGACTCTCTttacaagaacccctgagtttgggaaagattgggttagggggtccaactTTATTGGTCCCCAAATGGAGGACAAATGGGCCCTGagaaaattggacccctgacccaatctttacaaaacttgggggttcttctaaggagtgTCACCAGCAgatacactgaaaatttggtgcctctaccttgaaaaacagccccctcaGAGCCCTGGAAGtattcctcatagggcaggggttctcaacaaggggagaATTCCTCCctaggggggaattttagggttccaaggggggaatttggaccactattcagcaaagtgtgatgacttgtagattatgtgcaatctgtaaaattgtaaggtttttttttgtttttttttagttagactatcttgggaaggggggaattatattctgaacaatggtgaaaggggggaatggagcaaaaaatgttgagaaccactgccatagGGTGTGAAGGCCCTGGAATTTTTcagattcgccccccccccccaaaaaagcatacCATTATGGGGATTCAGGATTTCTTGGGGATCCCAAAACTTTTCTGGCCCAATAtatccaaatccaaattttaccaaaaaactTTTTTATGCACACCCCTGTTCTGAACTAGTGAAGtctccaggttgtcttcaagggcagcacaCATAGAGTACATTATACAATTCCAACCACCaagttacaaaagcatggatcagcatagCCAGATTAGCTGAGTCTAAGAAGAGTGAGAGTTGGCAAGCCAGGTGTAGTTGATGGaaggcactcttaaccactactccaacCTGTTTTTCAAGCAGCAAAGTCAGCTCCATGAGCTTTTACATCAGGTTCATCCAGAGAGAATTAAAACAGCAACTGTCTGATCTATTTGCTCATGGTAGAAAGCACACACCACTACACATCCATTAAACAATACACCCAGCATGGAAGTTTAATCTTCTTTCAGAGAATGACACATGTAAAGCCCTTGGGGATCTGCAAGAATTGCCTTGATGCCATATTGTGACTTCTGAGatgcttccctcctccctttgctTTCTTTAACTCAGCATGTCCATGCCTTCTTGAATGTAACATTTGCCCATGTAAATAAAATGCATCCCTCTGTTTCCTAGATCTATTACACCGGCTGCTCCATGAACCCGGCTAGATCTTTTGCTCCTGCTGTGCTCATGGGTGACTTTGACAGCCACTGGGTAAGACTTCAAAGACTTTGCGGAGCTACTGTACGGCTTCTGACATTTTTAGGAGGTGAAACCTGGGGCAATTGTGGCTAATTGTAAGTTACTGTTCTCACACAAAGTATCACTGTATTGCTCCATATCCTGTTAGGGATGAGTGTATTTCCTCTACTCCATTCCATGACATGCAAAACTATATAcatggtgccatagagtccaatgaccctAGGCGCGATTGGTGAgtccatggtagggttgcctgctctgggttaggaaatacctggagattttgggggtggagcctgtggagggtgggtttggagcggggagggacttcaatgccataacgttcaatggcccaagcagccattttctcccggggaaatgatctctatcacctggagatcagttataatagcagaagatctccagccaccacctggaggttggtaaccctagtccagGGTTCCCTTAAAAGGTCTTGGCTCAGGACTACACTGAGTCCAAGGCTTTGCTGCAAAAATTCAGGAACAGAAATGTTTGCTCTACTGTATTCTTTGAAAAATGTGAATCTAGCATCTGTGGTTTTCTGAAATTCTAGTAAATTCTGCAATTTTTAAACTGGCATTTTCTTCTCTGTTCTTTTCCAGCTGGGTATTTACTTTAACAcgattggttttctttgtcctgccactcctacccacctccagcccactgttACATTATTGGACTGTAGTCATCATTAAACCACCCTTCCACACACCCCAAGACcgtgatttcaattttttttaaagggctctaCAATATCAATATAATACTGTACTGTTGtactgatagtttaagcaggctctctgaattaccagctttcgttttaaaaaagaataaatctCTATCCTCTGCCTTCatagagatatgcctttttcctcatATCTCTGCGAGGGAAGATGCTAGACTtacttcagagaacctgcttataCAGTCCATTGCAACACTACAGAGATATATTAATACTTtcggtagggttgctaggtccctcttcatcactggtgagaggtttttgtggtggagcctgaagaggacagggtttggggaggggagggacttcaatgccatagagtccaatggccaaagtggccattttctctaggggaactgatttctattgcctggagatcagttgtaatagcaggagatctccagctggcaaccctaacattagggcccttttaaaaaacacaggggGTCCTCTGATGCCACTGATAATGACCCCAATAATGCCAAAATGGCATGTCTTAGCATTATATTGTTACTTCCAAGTAGTAATACAGTACCCCCACGGGGATGATAGAGGGGGATATAGCACTTTATTAAGTGCTGCATGGAACCTACATTTCAATCCTACTTGGTGCTGAACAAGGAAAAGGAATGATtgggccatgaaaaaaaaagttgttgTGTATAGGTAACTTAGAATTCCAcactccagagtagggttgccaacctccaggtggtagctggagatctcctcctattacaactgatctctaggcaacagttccgttcacctggagcaaatggccactttggaaggtgaactctctggcattgaagtccctcccctccccaaaccccaccctactcaggctcctcccccaaaatcttcaggtatttcctaacccaaagcTTAAACCCTACTTCAGAGAGAAATTCAGGGTGAATTTAAGGGTGATCAAAATAACCttattgctaaggttgccaacctccaggtaatagctggagatctcttgctattacaactgatctccagctgatagagatcagttcacctggagaaaatggccactttggcaattggtctctatggcattgaagcccctccccaaacctcgccctcctcaggctccacctcaaaaatttccaggtacttcccaaccccaagctggcaaccctacttattgcaCATTTTCAAAGGCTCTTTTCTGCCCATTGTGGACTAGCATTCGTGAATACTGGCCACAGCCAGCCCTGTACTGATTTAGAAGCAGAATATTTTGCTAACGATATGCTAGAAAAGAACATGCACACTcctaatagctagggttgccaacctccaggtggtggttagagatctcccactattacaattgatctccagctgatataaatcagttccctggtgaaaatggcttctttggcaattggactctatggcattgaagtccctccccaaaccccatcctcctcaggctccgcctcaaaaatctccagtttttttttccaacctggagttggcagccctactagtaGCAGATCAACGGTTCAAAATGAACCTCACCTGCTGCCGCATGCCAAACAGCAGCTTGGGCTCTGCCTGGGTTTGTGCTTCTGCTATTGCCTGCCAGTGAACTGCTAGCATAATACATTCAGTTCAGTAAAACAGAACATCTtcatcaggggtctccaaccctgcctttaatgagagctacttcaTAATTACTAAATTCCACTATAGTATGTCATTATATCTAAACTTTTCATTTCATCTATACATATTTTAAGAGACATATGCaaagtataatttaaaaaaaaaatgaaactcatTGCTGGGTCGTTTATTAATAACTTGTCAACTTAGCCATCACTGTGTACTCTGCTaacttgtctttccattcttctgtaTCTGGACAATCTTCTGACTAGCATATTGTAGGGTGCTATTTTCCTAGAATCAGGAAACCTTTTGGTGTTTCAGTAATAGTATAATGATATTACATGGGGGAATAGTTCCCAGTTCATAGTGATTGGCAGGTGTACTGTATTGTAGGCAATTATTCTGATGTCTGGGCTGGGTTACAACAGGAAGGGAGTTCAGCGGTTTGCTCTTCTTGGCTTGGCAGTGGACCGAGAATCCCTCTTTGGTTCTAGTTGTGTGAACTCTGTGCATTCTAGTTTGAGCCAGCTTCAGGGCAGTTCTTCTGCTGGCTCTGGCTTTTGTGCATTTCGAGACAACTTACCATTTGTGTTCAATGAAGTGAAAGAATGGAGGAAGCAAAACCTCTTAGTAAGTTTGGCAAAGATCGATGAATGCATTAAACTTCGCACTTCAGGGGTCATACTGCAGAAATCTTAGACAGTTTCTTTAGCCTGTTATGTAATTTGTGCTAACAACAATCAGATACGGAGTTCAGGTTAGGGCCACCATAATTTATAATTTCAGAAATACGTCAGAtgtgtttttggttttgttttatcaAAGCCAGGGAAAGCTTTATTCAAGTGCATATCTGGGGCAGCATTTGGTTTTAAATTTCTCTTTCACCATCCAGCAGATACCTTCCCATATCTTTTCAGATCTTTTTCCTCCTCCAATCCTTCAGGCTTGTTTGAATTTCTTTATCAAAATCTACATTGCAAAAACAGTAAAGCAGCCAGGTTGGGtatggggtgggggctgggcaGGGTTGCCACAGACCcagtgaagggttgccaacctccaggtggtggctggagatctcctgggattacaactgaactcattagacatcagttcctctggagaaaatggctgctttggaaagtggactcaatggcattgtaccttattgaagtcctccccctccccaaatcccgccctcctcaggctctacccccaacaccttcaggtatttctcaacctggagctggcaaccataacacaatgtctagggttgccagttcccccctggccaccggtagGGGAGGGGTGGTATGGTGGCCAGATCCAaattgggaagctcctggagatttggagatggagcctggggagggcagggaccccagtggggtgctatgccatagagtctactctccaaaacatccattttctccagggttactgatctctgtagtctggagatgagctgtaattccaggggatgcccagttcccacctggaggctggcatccctagcaatgCCCCTTGGTGTGAGGGTTCAAATCAGGGAGGCCTAGAGTACACTCCTCACTTCAGCCTTTCTAACAGTGCCCCTCCTCTGATGAAGGTATGGCCAGGTGAATGGGTGAGCTTCAGGTGTGAGAAGCCAGGCAGATTAAAACAACCTGTTTTATTAAACAACGTGGGTTGTAACCAAACAGGTGAGGGAAGAAAACATTTGGGAgcaacagctttaaaagaggataaaTTTCAACCAACAGGGCAAAATTAACACATAAAGGAGCCAGCATAGAATAAAGCTTCctacttagggttaccaacctccaggtactagctggagatctctggatattacaactgatagagatcagttcacctagataaaatggccgctttggcaattggactctatggcattgaagtccctcctctccccaaactctgccttcctcaggctccatcccaaaaacctcccactggtggcaaagagggacctggcaactctagtggggaGCCTATATTCTATGATGTTCTGAGATTTTTTTGAGAGTTTTTGCATAGGACCATCAAATGATTTCTCTCATTTCTTCCCCCAGGTCTTCTGGTTGGGACCAATGGTTGGGGCAGTGGTGGCTTCCTTGGTCTACAACTATGCCCTCTTCCCCCATGCAAAGACCTTTTCTGAAAGGTTAGCCATCTTCAGAGGTTATGAACCAGAGGAAGACTGGGAGGAGCGTGAAGTCCGCAGGCGGCAATCGATGGAGCTGCATTCCCCACAAACGCTACCTCGAGGGGTGATGGAGAAAGTCTAAGCCAGCTCCGGTGGTCTGTGAAAGGAACAGGCCAAAACAAACCACGTTCTCTGGTATCTGCTTCTGAGCCAAATTTACATTCATACAAGCTGCAAAGAAACTTTGCACGTTATTCCTACCCCGACTAGGGGCAGTCTGTGTGTCTGTGATGGAGCATCCGTGAAGCCTAACTCTTTCGCTCGAGGTGTAAGACACATGCCTTTATCTCTGGTGGGGAGGACCCATGAAAGAGCAAGAAGCTCTTTTTAATAGACAGGCCATCCTCTTCTGCCTAACAAAATTAAGCAAAATTacgcaccttaaaggctaacaaaacacatttttttctttcttatctGCATCACCTAAATTTTCCTTGAATCTCTAACATTCTGATTGTAGCAGAAAATGCATTGACCACAACAATCCTTTTATATGAAACGAAAAAAGGTCTACATTTTCTTTGAAGTCCACTCCACAACCTTTATAAGTCTGGTATCTGGAATGATGGAATGGTAAACTCCGGAAACATGAGTTTTACACAGACCGCAGCCAAAGTCATCTGGTTCTCACCCTTCCATACATACCGTGAGTCCCTTTTTGcggctccccaaaccccgctctcctcaggctccaccccaaaaaccttttgctggtggcaaagagggacctggcaaccctacagtggagGTTGGCCTTGTTCCACCCTTCCTGAAACACTgaggttgtatgtgtgtgttaagtgccatcaagttgcttctgacttatggcgcccctatgaatcagtgtcctccgaatcttcctatcgttaacagccttgctgaggtcttgcaaatggagggccatggcttctttcattgagtcactccatctcatgctgggtctgaGGTTATAGGATGGTACATTTTGCAAAGACCAAAGGAAAGTGGTTGTTCTCGATTGCTTATGCCTTGGCCTCTTTGCAcacttgtatttttcttttctttttttaaacaaaaacacaggggttggttttgtttttgtttttttgcatatctcagaagctaagcagggtcagccctggttagtatttggatgggagaccaccaagaaaatctagaggcaggcaatggcaaaccacctctggacatctcctgccttgaaaaccccaccaggggtcaccataagtcagctgtaacttgaccacAAAAAATGCATATGTATTAAAAGTAACTTATATTATATATTGTCCACGCTCTTTAACATCACTAATGTCAGTTCGCAGAGACACAAAGGCAACCCTGTTACTCTGAACATTTTTCTAAATaataagggtaagggtttttaTGGAGCTTATGAATAGCATTGGGCAATGTAatgtttttgaatctctcatatAGTCTCTTTTAAACAAATGTGATCTTTATTGCCACAGGGGACAGGAGGGGCTATTATTTTTCcctatattttgttttaattcatCTCATGTTTAATCCAGTAGGACTTAAATTTGGCAGCAGCTCATCTGCCCACAATCTTGCTGGGCTACTTTGTGCAAAGTTCATCTGTGGACAACAAGACAATGTGGGTAATGACAAAGGCAGTGTCTGTCGGCTACTGTGAAAGTTGTAAAGCATTAAACTGAAAGATTAATTGAAGGGTTGCCTCCATACTAGGACATTGTTGCCCAGTTAGTTTTTCCTTTTCCACAGTTGGCGTCAAGCAATCAGTGTTAAAACTGTGGGGTTCACACATTTTATTATATCCTCCATAAAAATGCATCCATGCCCCTCTCTAGGGAAAGATCCAGCTatatctttaaaaaggtaaaagtcccctgtgcaagcaccgggtcattcctgacccatggggtgacgtcacatcccgacgtttccaaggcagactttgtttgcggggtggtttgccagtgccttccccagttgtcttccctttacccccagcaagctgggtactcatttcaccgacctcggaaggatggaaggctgagtcaaccttgagccgtcgacctgaaaccaacttccattgggatcaaactcaggtcgtgagcagagcttggactgcagtactgcagcttaccactctgtgccacggggctcttagctaTATCTTTACTTGAAAGTAATTCCCATTTGGCAAAGGTCCCAGTTCTCCCTGAAGCTGGCCCTTTAAATTTTGCTCCTTTCCTTTTCGGTCCTTGAGAGGGAGGGGGTTTTAATCACCACTTTTCTCTGTGCAGCCAAAGCATTTTTCTTTTTCAGGGTCATAATTTTATGGCCATGTAATTACAACCATTTAAAAGAACTAATGAGTAATCATTTGAATTGCAAAGATTAAAGCAGCAATCAAAGCCCCTTTCTCCGGGGAGCAAAAACTAATCAAGCATTGATTCAGCACAGCTGTGGCCATCACAATCATATAGGAAATATCTAATTAAGCCGAGAAGCAGCTGTAAAACTACAAAGAGAGAAGGAGAAGTTTAAACAGATAATAGCCTCAGGAAGCCTCCACAGTACTTGGCCAGTCCACACTGCATCTCACACATGTTCTTCTGATTCTTGCTTGAAATAtttgttttcttatttatttatttagaaaatttatatgccacctctccagagatctgcaTCATATGTGTGCATCGATTCTTTTAAGGCATTCCATTTATGGATGTTGATGTTGGATTTCTGTGTGCTGGGAGAGGAGCTTTAAGAAAACAGCTACACATTGCTAAATTTGCAGGTTGATAATGGCATAGACATAAAACCCATGAAGAAatcatattatttttttaaaaaagatcattCCATATCAGGTTTCAAAAATGAAATTTAGATCCAAATTGTGATATTTTTTTTGCCAAATTTTGCTTTTGTATGAAATGCCATTTCAGAGAAGCACaaaaaagtacaaactttatttCAAGAAATTTACATCACAATTGCGATGTGGAATGAAATAGTAtaaccgatctcatcagatctcggaagctaagcagggctgattcttggatgggagaccaccaaggaagactttgcagagaagggcaatggcaaaccccctctgcttaatcacttcccatgaaaaccctgtggggtccccataagtcttctgcaactggatggcactttgtatacacacacacatcacaattTATTATGATCATGTCATCTTTTCAAAGAATCCTTAATTGGCTCTTGTTAATGTGTTATACTATAACCCTTTACTGATGGCAGTTAATTTACTCATGCTTCAGATTACTTCTTCCTCTATTAATTGTTGTTTATCCTACTTAATTACACTTTTGTTCATTTGAACCTCATGAGAGAAAGTCTGGATTTTCTGACTTCTCTCATCATCCATTATGTGTAACAACCTAATCAGTTTCACACCGGAAAGATTTATGACAGGATTCATCCTAAGCCTCCCTCTCTGCCCCAAActcttccctttcctcctccctttctgtAATTTTCCCTATAAAAATGTGAAGTGTGTTTTCCTCTTCATAGCATCTAaagaagtgaactctgactcatgaaaattcatgctggaataaatgtggtCAGTCTTTAAGTTGttcctggacttctgttttatcatGTCATAAATGCACAGGGTAAAAGCCTGTATTTTTTCCCAACAAAGCAAATAGCAATTCCATAGGAAAAATGCCTAATAAATGTTTTGTATAGTAGTAGCAACTCCAAAGGACCATTTCTAATCAACAAAATGGCATGAAGGAAACAGTTGACCCACCCTCCTCCTGGGCTATGAGCCCCATCGAATTTGACTTCCAGATTACAAAGGGGCGGGGAATGGGAATGACAAACATGGAACATGAGAAACATGTTTCAGAACAGAAGAGACTGAGTTTGGTACAATACAGGGCAAGGTATCACATTGCACATAGCCAAATTGCAAAGATTTCTCAGATGCTTTCATCCATAGTCGACTTTGTGTTTAGATTTTTATTTTGAGGTTCGAAGCAAacctcaaagcaaagcaaaacatctCTAAATCAGGAGATGTTACACCGAATTATACCAAATTCCAGAAGCCATTCTGAAACGGGTGTGATTGGAAGGCACAGGATTCAGCAGTCGTGCTGAAGCAAAGGTGGTCTAGATGCGGTCAGGAACCACATGCATGGCCTCCTAGGACCACTACGCATGCTGCCTTGGGGTCTA from the Euleptes europaea isolate rEulEur1 chromosome 1, rEulEur1.hap1, whole genome shotgun sequence genome contains:
- the LOC130493290 gene encoding aquaporin-2-like, which encodes MMWELRSVAFTRAVLAEFLATLIFIFFGLGSALNWPAAPPNVLQISLSFGLAIATMVQAVGHISGAHINPAVTVACLVGSHVSFLRAIFYVVAQIVGAVTGAALLHQLTPPHIRGSLAINKVHNNTTSGQAVTMELFLTFQLVLCIFASTDDRRSDNLGSPALSIGFSVTLGHLLGIYYTGCSMNPARSFAPAVLMGDFDSHWVFWLGPMVGAVVASLVYNYALFPHAKTFSERLAIFRGYEPEEDWEEREVRRRQSMELHSPQTLPRGVMEKV